The following are encoded in a window of Kitasatospora sp. NBC_01250 genomic DNA:
- the serC gene encoding phosphoserine transaminase, with translation MAHIQIPADLKPADGRFGCGPSKVRPEALSALAATGTSLLGTSHRQAPVKDLVKRVRAGVSSLFSLPDGYQVVLGNGGSTAFWDIAALGLVRQKSQHLHFGEFSSKFAASVKAVPWLDDPSVIKSEPGTHPLPSAEAGVDVYALTHNETSTGVAMPIRRPAGADAGSLVLVDATSGAGGLPVEITETDVYYFAPQKSFASEGGLWLAAFSPAALERAAEIAGSGRYVPPFFDLPTAIDNSSKDQTYNTPAIATLFLLADQLEWLNGNGGLDWAVTRTAESAAHLYGWAEKSAFAQPFVAVPEQRSQVVGTIDFDDSVDAAAVAKVLRANGIVDTEPYRKLGRNQLRIAMFPAVDPADVQALTACIDHVVEQL, from the coding sequence GTGGCCCACATTCAGATCCCCGCTGACCTCAAGCCCGCCGACGGCCGTTTCGGCTGCGGCCCGTCCAAGGTGCGCCCCGAGGCCCTCAGTGCCCTCGCCGCCACCGGTACCTCGCTGCTCGGCACCTCGCACCGCCAGGCTCCGGTCAAGGACCTGGTCAAGCGCGTGCGGGCCGGCGTGAGCAGCCTCTTCTCGCTTCCCGACGGCTACCAGGTGGTGCTCGGCAACGGCGGGTCCACCGCCTTCTGGGACATCGCGGCCCTCGGGCTGGTGCGCCAGAAGTCGCAGCACCTGCACTTCGGCGAGTTCTCCTCGAAGTTCGCCGCCTCGGTCAAGGCCGTGCCGTGGCTGGACGACCCGAGCGTGATCAAGAGCGAGCCCGGCACCCACCCGCTGCCCAGCGCCGAGGCCGGGGTCGACGTCTACGCGCTCACCCACAACGAGACCTCCACCGGTGTCGCGATGCCGATCCGCCGCCCGGCGGGCGCCGACGCGGGCTCGCTGGTCCTGGTGGACGCCACCTCGGGCGCCGGCGGCCTGCCGGTGGAGATCACCGAGACCGACGTCTACTACTTCGCGCCGCAGAAGTCCTTCGCCTCCGAGGGCGGGCTCTGGCTGGCCGCCTTCTCGCCGGCCGCGCTGGAGCGGGCCGCCGAGATCGCCGGCTCCGGGCGCTACGTCCCGCCGTTCTTCGACCTGCCGACCGCGATCGACAACTCCTCGAAGGACCAGACGTACAACACCCCCGCGATCGCCACGCTCTTCCTGCTGGCCGACCAGCTGGAGTGGCTGAACGGCAACGGCGGCCTCGACTGGGCCGTCACCCGTACGGCTGAATCCGCGGCCCACCTGTACGGCTGGGCCGAGAAGTCCGCCTTCGCGCAGCCGTTCGTCGCCGTGCCCGAGCAGCGCTCGCAGGTGGTCGGCACCATCGACTTCGACGACTCGGTGGACGCCGCCGCGGTGGCCAAGGTGCTGCGGGCCAACGGCATCGTGGACACCGAGCCGTACCGCAAGCTGGGCCGCAACCAGCTGCGGATCGCGATGTTCCCGGCGGTCGACCCGGCGGACGTGCAGGCGCTCACCGCCTGCATCGACCACGTGGTCGAGCAGCTCTGA